A single genomic interval of Phaeodactylum tricornutum CCAP 1055/1 chromosome 5, whole genome shotgun sequence harbors:
- the cupD gene encoding predicted protein (Homologous to cupB in Synechocystis PCC6803 essential for the constitutive CO2 uptake system even under high CO2): protein MMLSPQAARMGTVCTTLRKIVSTARQRSLSHSAFASVRSETAFGARAFSTRAKSTLAALEDSDDEDLTFRSQGHAAAAAALSKAGLNKSHDEAWMINVNRNDDNEWLNGPRSAEWFTGIHPSQCPGADQAGTIRSLSLPNLSAVTREAAKEYFDNSWTLYETLFAGLKGEEGFYRPPVHGLRHPQIFYYGHTACLYINKLRVSKVLPKPVNAYFESIFEVGVDEMLWDDMNKNDMLWPTVSEVHEYRQQVYKTVVDAILNHPSLDQRNGPVKVDQDHPMWALFMGFEHERIHMETSSVLFRETPYHLVQTPQHWPPIHPSAFNDASPTSNPIETLDYPANRMIAVDNGTVDLGKPADFPSFGWDNEYGERNMDVPPFFASEHMITNGEYWQFVDNGGYRNREYWCDDGWAWRSHRNLKWPFFWEPAGPAGSNKFSLRTIFKIVPMPWSWPVDVNYYEAQAFCRWKTEKEGSPTSKPYRILTEAEHHIIRNHDHNLEAARRDVSADKVMVTSGQAFPKGSAGSNLNLAFSSQNPVDFFEPSQTGHRDTTGSAWEWTEDHFNPLKGFEVHHVYDDFSTPCFDGKHSIIVGGSFISTGDEASVFARFHFRPHFLQHSGFRLVASDHDAPATHLFAGNFDGQVAARDAAVAQEESKPRQSSLGSGSGSGNVYETDDSLHMYLGLHYPNSGEKEGVAPILPHDNSPNHGTGFPQRVAGLLSSLKPEFNNNRALDIGCAVGGASFELAKTFDHVDAFDFSGSFVSAAKRMQSAENIKFRVPVEAELYEDLQAIHEHGVTDSVRSKVQFFTGDACRLIDMKEDGILGSYDGVVMSNLLCRLPDPMACLAGLPEIINPGGVVVMVTPFSWLTEFTPRGKWLGGFYDPVTNEAIYSKDILRQIMASNGFEKIHEVQMPLVIREHQRKYQYIVSEATGWRKTG from the exons ATGATGCTCTCTCCACAAGCCGCCCGTATGGGTACCGTGTGCACGACACTCCGCAAGATAGTTTCGACGGCGCGTCAGCGGTCTCTCTCGCATTCGGCGTTCGCGTCGGTCCGTAGCGAGACCGCGTTTGGAGCCCGGGCGTTTTCGACGCGTGCGAAATCTACTCTAGCGGCACTCGAAGACTCGGATGACGAGGATCTCACCTTTCGTAGTCAGGGACACGCCGCAGCCGCCGCGGCTTTGAGCAAGGCAGGATTGAACAAGTCTCACGATGAGGCCTGGATGATCAACGTCAAtcgcaacgacgacaacgaatggCTGAACGGGCCGCGCAGTGCCGAATGGTTTACGGGCATTCACCCTAGTCAATGTCCTG GAGCCGACCAAGCGGGCACCATCCGCTCGCTTTCACTTCCGAATCTGTCGGCCGTTACCCGTGAAGCTGCAAAAGAATACTTTGACAACTCATGGACGCTCTACGAGACATTGTTTGCCGGTCTCAAAGGAGAAGAAGGATTTTATCG CCCGCCAGTCCACGGTCTCCGCCACCCCCAGATATTCTACTACGGACACACTGCTTGTCTCTACATCAACAAGCTCCGCGTCAGTAAAGTCTTACCCAAACCTGTGAACGCCTATTTCGAGTCCATCTTCGAAGTCGGTGTAGACGAAATGCTCTGGGATGACATGAACAAGAATGATATGCTTTGGCCCACAGTTTCGGAGGTGCACGAGTATCGACAGCAAGTATACAAAACGGTTGTGGACGCTATTTTGAATCATCCTAGTCTTGATCAAAGGAACGGTCCAGTGAAAGTCGATCAGGATCATCCAATGTGGGCATTGTTCATGGGCTTCGAACACGAGCGGATCCATATGGAAACGAGTTCAGTCTTGTTCCGTGAGACGCCGTACCATTTGGTCCAAACACCCCAGCATTGGCCTCCGATTCATCCGTCGGCTTTCAACGATGCCTCGCCCACAAGCAATCCGATAGAAACTTTGGATTACCCCGCGAACCGCATGATTGCCGTGGACAATGGAACCGTCGATCTCGGAAAGCCTGCCGACTTTCCTTCCTTTGGATGGGACAATGAGTACGGTGAACGCAATATGGATGTGCCTCCATTCTTCGCTAGTGAACACATGATCACAAATGGAGAATACTGGCAGTTTGTCGACAATGGTGGCTATCGAAATCGAGAGTATTGGTGCGACGACGGCTGGGCGTGGCGCAGTCATCGCAATCTTAAGTGGCCTTTTTTTTGGGAGCCCGCAGGACCCGCTGGGTCCAATAAGTTTTCGTTGCGAACCATTTTCAAGATCGTTCCCATGCCGTGGAGTTGGCCTGTTGATGTAAATTACTACGAAGCGCAAGCCTTCTGTCGATGGAAGACCGAGAAAGAAGGATCTCCGACTTCAAAACCGTATAGAATTCTCACCGAAGCGGAGCATCACATCATTCGAAACCACGATCACAACTTGGAGGCTGCTCGTAGAGACGTTTCGGCGGATAAGGTGATGGTGACTTCAGGGCAAGCGTTTCCCAAAGGATCGGCTGGATCAAATTTGAACCTGGCATTCTCTAGCCAAAACCCCGTCGATTTCTTTGAGCCGTCCCAAACTGGCCACCGTGATACCACCGGAAGTGCCTGGGAATGGACGGAAGACCACTTCAACCCTTTAAAGGGATTTGAAGTCCACCACGTGTACGATGATTTTTCCACTCCATGTTTTGATGGCAAGCACTCTATCATTGTGGGGGGATCTTTTATAAGTACTGGCGACGAGGCATCAGTTTTTGCACGATTCCATTTCCGACCCCATTTCCTACAACATTCTGGTTTCCGTCTGGTTGCATCAGATCACGATGCTCCTGCTACGCACCTTTTTGCCGGAAATTTCGATGGTCAAGTTGCCGCACGCGATGCCGCGGTCGCGCAGGAAGAATCCAAGCCGAGACAGTCTTCATTAGGAAGCGGCAGTGGCAGCGGCAATGTTTACGAGACGGATGACAGCTTGCATATGTATCTTGGCCTTCATTACCCTAATTCTGGCGAGAAGGAAGGCGTTGCCCCGATCCTTCCTCACGACAACTCTCCAAACCATGGAACTGGCTTCCCGCAACGAGTGGCAGGTCTTCTGTCCTCACTGAAACCCGAGTTCAATAACAATCGCGCATTGGATATTGGCTGTGCTGTTGGAGGGGCGTCTTTTGAACTTGCTAAGACTTTCGATCACGTGGACGCCTTTGATTTCAGTGGATCTTTCGTGAGCGCTGCCAAGCGAATGCAATCGGCAGAAAATATCAAGTTTCGGGTTCCCGTGGAGGCTGAACTATATGAAGACCTTCAGGCTATCCACGAACATGGTGTGACGGATTCGGTGCGCTCCAAAGTGCAGTTCTTTACAGGGGACGCCTGCCGACTCATCGATATGAAAGAAGACGGAATTCTTGGCTCATATGATGGCGTGGTCATGTCGAATTTACTCTGCCGCCTCCCAGATCCAATGGCATGCCTCGCCGGACTTCCAGAGATTATAAATCCCGGTGGAGTGGTCGTGATGGTGACGCCATTTTCGTGGTTGACTGAGTTCACCCCCCGGGGCAAATGGCTAGGAGGATTTTACGACCCCGTAACAAACGAAGCTATCTATTCGAAGGACATCCTGCGCCAAATTATGGCCTCGAATGGGTTCGAGAAGATTCATGAGGTTCAGATGCCGCTCGTCATTCGGGAGCACCAACGTAAATACCAGTATATTGTCAGCGAAGCTACAGGTTGGCGTAAGACAGGATGA
- a CDS encoding predicted protein: MMSIGCVVLLTIAVLGHSQLGTASNMPVPSWVSSHSVPENYILQNAATQRALQVASDIQKRARELQQDPDRVCTDYEAASNGRLSCSCQRYDRRDTEISCDFNEETCTADNSTCYKQSVLILVDRDALSYSTKSCTSFSTMEDPLDTCITVRTDTPGQYKNGTLTCDVTMNSEACSSCSPCEAGENITISWECCNVKADMKQTCGWVGTQGATVPQFDAVLPEEAGKCSSSNSNIPIYANFLTIVFIVTMLL; the protein is encoded by the coding sequence ATGATGAGTATTGGGTGTGTTGTGCTTCTTACTATTGCTGTACTGGGTCATTCGCAGTTGGGTACTGCCTCCAATATGCCCGTGCCAAGCTGGGTGTCGTCCCATTCGGTTCCCGAAAACTACATTCTGCAGAACGCCGCCACTCAAAGAGCCCTTCAGGTAGCCAGTGATATTCAAAAGCGGGCTCGTGAACTGCAGCAAGATCCAGACCGAGTTTGCACCGACTATGAAGCTGCATCAAACGGCCGTTTGTCTTGTTCGTGTCAACGTTACGACCGCCGCGACACCGAGATTTCCTGTGATTTTAACGAAGAGACTTGTACTGCTGACAATTCGACGTGTTACAAGCAAAGTGTACTTATCCTTGTCGACCGAGACGCCCTCTCGTACAGTACCAAATCTTGTACGAGCTTTTCGACAATGGAGGACCCGCTGGATACTTGTATTACAGTCCGAACTGACACTCCTGGCCAGTACAAAAACGGCACGTTAACGTGTGACGTGACTATGAATTCCGAAGCTTGCAGTTCGTGCAGTCCCTGCGAAGCAGGAGAAAACATTACGATTTCTTGGGAATGCTGCAATGTCAAGGCGGACATGAAACAAACATGCGGCTGGGTCGGTACTCAAGGAGCGACTGTACCACAATTCGACGCTGTTCTTCCTGAAGAAGCTGgcaaatgctccagttcTAACTCCAATATTCCTATCTACGCAAACTTCCT
- a CDS encoding predicted protein — translation MTPTKPAHVVVQGVKGVRLKQFERVVADILPCIQPSYVLLPAKPANGDLDVKSWPFHTLPAAARVWGTLEGQLAQKERATRKEAQIRSMIRCVLALLPTTKTTQRDKKEENSASYTIVDFGGGSGHLAIPLALLLPSCRIVVVDLGQHSLELMHQKAELCQIEGNDSTRLPLSDDSIDGMRRCRAIPNLFSFHGPVESFNQPFDMALALHLCGEATDVALRKCVQAQAIVFAPCCVGKLNRERKNPYVWQATGANDPSIKYPQSNQFCQFLNEESDWNELAKAADYSNIAECRSSRNAARRTAKALLETDRRLFMEETFGFRTALTRMEPWEATPKNDIILGWRDSCSFKQTARDSECEADIQLTIDHLLIPLSEGNSSSKPHRLMNCVDWTSDEEEAIREQIQVYVDSKEHTFVFPVRLPRRIRKLVHYVADQMGLEHWSEGKGRADKTVSVGRKGCRKQLPSTPSTHPTRLETT, via the coding sequence ATGACGCCAACAAAACCAGCCCATGTGGTAGTACAGGGGGTCAAGGGTGTCCGCCTCAAGCAGTTTGAGCGCGTCGTCGCGGACATTCTCCCCTGTATCCAACCTTCATACGTGCTGCTGCCGGCCAAACCTGCCAACGGTGATCTCGACGTAAAATCGTGGCCGTTCCACACTCTTCCGGCAGCGGCTCGTGTCTGGGGAACACTGGAAGGGCAGCTGGCCCAGAAAGAACGCGCCACGCGCAAGGAAGCCCAGATTCGTTCCATGATTCGCTGTGTTTTGGCCCTGTTACCGACAACAAAGACCACACAACGGGACAAAAAAGAGGAGAACTCGGCATCTTACACAATTGTGGACTTTGGTGGCGGATCGGGGCATCTGGCAATTCCCCTGGCTCTCTTGCTTCCCTCTTGTCGaatcgttgttgtcgatTTGGGCCAGCATTCTCTGGAGTTGATGCATCAAAAGGCCGAACTGTGCCAAATCGAAGGCAACGACTCAACTAGATTGCCGCTATCAGATGATTCTATTGATGGTATGAGACGGTGTCGAGCAATTCCAAATTTATTTTCATTTCACGGGCCCGTCGAAAGCTTTAATCAACCATTTGACATGGCGTTAGCCTTGCACCTTTGTGGAGAAGCCACCGATGTGGCACTTCGAAAATGCGTTCAGGCGCAGGCTATTGTGTTTGCGCCATGCTGTGTCGGTAAACTCAATCGAGAACGCAAAAACCCGTACGTTTGGCAAGCGACTGGAGCCAATGACCCCTCCATCAAGTATCCCCAAAGTAACCAGTTTTGCCAATTTTTGAATGAAGAATCAGATTGGAACGAATTGGCCAAAGCGGCCGACTACAGTAACATTGCTGAATGTCGCTCCAGCCGAAACGCTGCTCGCCGTACTGCCAAAGCATTGTTGGAGACCGATCGCCGACTGTTTATGGAAGAAACTTTTGGCTTCCGTACGGCCTTAACCCGCATGGAACCCTGGGAGGCAACTCCCAAAAACGATATTATACTAGGTTGGAGGGACAGCTGTAGCTTTAAACAAACAGCACGCGACAGCGAATGTGAAGCGGATATCCAGCTCACGATTGATCATTTACTGATCCCATTGAGCGAAGGAAATTCCTCTTCGAAGCCCCACAGGCTAATGAATTGCGTAGATTGGACgtcggacgaggaagaagcgATTCGTGAACAGATCCAGGTTTATGTGGACAGTAAGGAACACACTTTTGTTTTCCCTGTTCGATTGCCACGCCGGATAAGAAAACTGGTGCACTATGTTGCTGATCAAATGGGCTTGGAGCACTGGAGCGAAGGCAAAGGACGTGCCGACAAAACGGTCTCTGTAGGCAGGAAGGGCTGCCGAAAGCAGCTTCCTTCCACACCATCGACCCATCCGACACGGTTGGAGACCACCTAG